One genomic segment of Roseovarius carneus includes these proteins:
- a CDS encoding DUF924 family protein, with protein MVTPEDVLKFWLDDVGPQKWYAVSDALDDEIRARFEATWRSGQEGALALWLTYPSGTLAYIILMDQFPRNMFRGQGTSFATDVQAVAAAKAAIGRKWDLRIDEPARQFFYLPLMHSENLCDQERCIRLVLERMPLTGTDTLLHARAHREVIRQFGRFPYRNASLDRTSSGPELGFMEAGGYGHALRSLEQADAA; from the coding sequence GTGGTAACGCCTGAGGACGTATTGAAATTCTGGCTCGACGACGTGGGGCCGCAGAAGTGGTATGCAGTGTCAGATGCGCTGGACGATGAGATCCGCGCACGCTTTGAGGCGACATGGCGAAGCGGTCAGGAGGGCGCGCTTGCGCTTTGGCTGACCTACCCGAGCGGGACACTCGCTTATATCATCCTGATGGACCAGTTTCCGCGCAACATGTTCCGGGGGCAGGGCACTTCCTTTGCCACGGATGTGCAGGCCGTGGCCGCGGCCAAGGCCGCAATTGGCCGCAAATGGGACCTGCGCATTGACGAACCTGCGCGGCAGTTTTTCTACCTTCCGCTCATGCATTCCGAGAACCTGTGCGATCAGGAGCGCTGTATCCGGCTGGTGCTGGAGCGGATGCCGCTGACCGGGACCGATACGCTCTTGCATGCGCGCGCGCATCGTGAGGTGATCCGCCAGTTTGGGCGCTTCCCATACCGCAATGCGTCGCTTGACCGGACCAGCTCAGGGCCTGAGCTTGGCTTCATGGAAGCGGGTGGCTATGGCCACGCGCTCCGGTCGCTTGAGCAGGCCGACGCGGCCTGA
- a CDS encoding methyltransferase domain-containing protein codes for MTSLNRIVMQQTSRAWLEELPLSEMDAAEISGKNGRRYPFRSYERFRFPKYDICEGPFEDAGGLVHKFDIVLANQVWEHLDRPYAATKNVLRMLRVGGYFWLAVPFFIRYHGSPVDCSRWSARGLTNLLVEAGFEEENIRAEQWGNRAAAARNLEDTWPPSYDPEHDDLTNDPDCPICAWALARK; via the coding sequence ATGACATCTCTCAACCGTATCGTGATGCAGCAGACGTCGCGCGCGTGGCTTGAGGAATTGCCCCTGTCCGAGATGGATGCGGCGGAGATTTCGGGCAAGAATGGGCGGCGCTATCCGTTTCGTAGCTATGAGCGGTTTCGGTTTCCCAAATATGACATTTGCGAAGGGCCGTTTGAGGATGCGGGCGGGCTGGTCCATAAGTTTGATATCGTGCTGGCCAATCAGGTGTGGGAGCATCTCGACAGGCCCTATGCGGCGACGAAAAATGTGCTGCGGATGCTGAGGGTGGGGGGGTATTTCTGGCTCGCGGTGCCGTTTTTCATTCGCTATCACGGTTCCCCCGTGGATTGCTCGCGGTGGAGCGCGCGGGGGCTGACCAATCTTTTGGTCGAGGCGGGGTTTGAGGAAGAGAACATCCGCGCCGAGCAATGGGGCAACCGCGCGGCGGCGGCGCGAAACCTTGAGGACACGTGGCCGCCTTCCTATGATCCTGAGCATGATGATCTGACCAATGACCCGGATTGCCCGATTTGTGCCTGGGCGCTCGCGCGCAAATAA
- a CDS encoding acyl-CoA dehydrogenase family protein, with translation MDFALSEEQTAIFDMARAFGQDRIAPFARQWEAEGTIPKELWPEIAALGFGGLYVSEDAGGAGLSRLDAMLVFEALSMACPSVAAFLSIHNMCAAMIDRYGSNDLKGRVMPDVIAMQTVLSYCLTEPGAGSDAANLKTRAEPTSTGFRLNGTKAFISGGGYSDAYLVMARTGEDGPKGISALLVEDGTEGLSFGGLEDKMGWRSQPTRQVQFDNCDILSENTLGEVGQGFTYAMSGLDGGRLNIAACSLGAAQVAMDQTRAYMAERKAFGQSIDQFQGLQFRLADMEIELQAARVFLRQAAWKLDSGAPDATTHCAMAKKFVTEAGSRIVNGCLQMHGGYGYLADYGIEKLLRDLRVHEILEGTNEIMRLIVARDIVSRP, from the coding sequence ATGGATTTCGCTCTGAGCGAGGAACAGACCGCCATTTTCGATATGGCCCGCGCCTTTGGCCAAGACCGCATCGCGCCGTTTGCGCGCCAATGGGAGGCGGAGGGCACCATCCCTAAAGAGCTTTGGCCCGAAATCGCGGCCCTTGGCTTTGGCGGACTTTATGTCAGCGAAGACGCGGGCGGCGCGGGGCTGAGCCGCCTGGACGCCATGCTGGTCTTTGAAGCGCTCTCCATGGCCTGCCCGTCAGTCGCCGCGTTCTTGTCCATTCACAACATGTGCGCAGCGATGATTGACCGCTACGGATCGAACGACCTCAAGGGCCGCGTGATGCCGGACGTGATCGCTATGCAAACCGTGCTGAGCTATTGCCTGACCGAGCCCGGAGCAGGCTCCGACGCCGCAAACCTCAAGACCCGCGCCGAGCCAACAAGCACCGGATTTCGCCTGAATGGGACCAAAGCGTTCATCTCGGGCGGCGGATATTCCGACGCCTATCTCGTCATGGCACGCACTGGCGAAGACGGGCCGAAGGGCATCTCTGCCCTGCTGGTCGAGGATGGCACGGAAGGCCTCTCTTTCGGTGGGTTGGAGGATAAAATGGGCTGGCGCAGCCAACCAACGCGGCAGGTGCAGTTTGATAATTGCGATATTTTGTCTGAAAACACCCTTGGTGAAGTAGGTCAGGGGTTCACATATGCGATGTCTGGCCTTGATGGGGGGCGGTTGAACATCGCCGCCTGCTCGCTGGGGGCAGCACAGGTCGCGATGGACCAAACCCGCGCCTACATGGCCGAGCGTAAGGCGTTTGGGCAGTCCATTGATCAGTTCCAGGGCCTGCAATTCCGCCTCGCCGATATGGAAATCGAGCTGCAAGCCGCCCGCGTCTTCCTCAGGCAAGCCGCGTGGAAGCTCGACAGCGGCGCGCCCGATGCCACCACCCATTGCGCCATGGCCAAGAAATTCGTGACCGAGGCCGGATCGCGCATCGTCAACGGCTGCCTTCAGATGCATGGCGGCTACGGATATCTCGCCGATTACGGGATTGAAAAACTACTCCGGGATCTGCGTGTGCACGAGATATTGGAAGGCACAAATGAGATCATGCGCCTGATCGTGGCCCGCGATATAGTGAGCCGCCCATGA
- the mmsB gene encoding 3-hydroxyisobutyrate dehydrogenase: MDIGFIGLGNMGAPMAANLAAAGHTVTGYDMAPVTPKGVRIAASAAEAAAARDVVITMLPNGAILRAVAAEVIPVMQHGAVLLDCSTVDVGSARAVAEQARAAGLTALDAPVSGGIGGAVAGTLTFMVGGDPLGLATAQPLFDIMGQKSVHCGPAGNGQAAKICNNMILGATMIATCEAFALADKLGLDRQSMFDVVSTSSGYSWSLNAYCPAPGIGPQSPADNGYAPGFAAELMLKDLGLAADAAKHVDADTPMGARALDIYRQFVEQGGGKGRDFSAMLPYLKTRGHS, encoded by the coding sequence ATGGATATCGGGTTTATCGGATTGGGCAATATGGGCGCGCCAATGGCGGCCAATCTCGCGGCGGCGGGCCACACGGTCACCGGCTATGACATGGCCCCTGTCACGCCCAAGGGGGTGCGCATCGCCGCCAGCGCCGCAGAGGCGGCCGCCGCGCGCGATGTGGTCATCACGATGCTGCCAAATGGCGCCATCTTGCGCGCCGTGGCCGCCGAGGTGATCCCCGTGATGCAGCATGGTGCCGTCCTGCTCGATTGCTCCACAGTGGACGTGGGCAGCGCGCGCGCCGTGGCCGAGCAAGCCCGCGCGGCGGGTCTGACAGCGCTCGATGCGCCCGTCTCCGGCGGGATCGGCGGGGCGGTGGCGGGCACGCTCACCTTCATGGTCGGGGGCGACCCGCTGGGCTTGGCCACAGCACAACCGCTTTTCGACATTATGGGCCAAAAATCAGTGCATTGCGGGCCTGCGGGCAATGGCCAAGCCGCAAAGATCTGCAACAATATGATCCTTGGGGCCACGATGATCGCCACCTGCGAGGCCTTCGCGCTGGCCGATAAGCTGGGTCTCGACCGGCAATCGATGTTCGATGTGGTCAGCACCTCCTCGGGCTATAGCTGGTCGCTCAACGCCTATTGCCCCGCCCCCGGCATCGGGCCGCAAAGCCCCGCCGATAATGGTTACGCACCCGGCTTCGCAGCAGAGCTTATGCTCAAGGATCTCGGCCTTGCGGCAGATGCGGCGAAGCACGTGGATGCCGACACCCCTATGGGCGCACGCGCATTGGACATCTACCGCCAGTTCGTGGAGCAGGGTGGCGGAAAGGGCCGTGATTTCAGCGCCATGCTACCCTATCTCAAAACGCGCGGGCATAGTTAA
- the uvrA gene encoding excinuclease ABC subunit UvrA produces MAEQKNIEVRGAREHNLKNIDVDIPRDQLVVITGLSGSGKSSLAFDTIYAEGQRRYVESLSAYARQFLDMMEKPDVDHISGLSPAISIEQKTTSKNPRSTVGTVTEIYDYLRLLFARAGTPYSPTTGKPIEAQQVQDMVDRIMALEEGTRAFLLAPIVRDRKGEYRKEFLELRKSGFQRVKVDGGFHELDDPPTLDKKFRHDIDVVVDRIVVREGLETRLADSLRTALDLADGIAILETAPKEGDPERMVFSEKFACPVSGFTIPEIEPRLFSFNAPFGACPDCDGLGMELFFDERLVVPDQNLKIYDGALAPWRKGKSPYFLQTIEAIAKHYEFNQNTRWKDLAPHVQQVFLYGSGEEEISFRYDEGGRVYQVSRVFEGVIPNMERRYRETDSNWIREEFERYQNNRSCGTCEGYRLREEALAVKIGPLGGEADTLLHVGQVVQMSIREALAWVEAVPEQLSKQKNEIARAILKEIRERLGFLNNVGLEYLTLSRNSGTLSGGESQRIRLASQIGSGLTGVLYVLDEPSIGLHQRDNDRLLGTLKNLRDQGNTVIVVEHDEEAIREADYVFDIGPGAGVHGGEVVSHGTPDVVAADKNSITGQYLSGVREIAVPAKRRKGNGKNLKVVKASGNNLRDVTAEFPLGKFVCVTGVSGGGKSTLTIETLFKTASMRLNGARQTPAPCETIKGLEHLDKVIDIDQRPIGRTPRSNPATYTGAFTPIRDWFAGLPEAKARGYKPGRFSFNVKGGRCEACQGDGVIKIEMHFLPDVYVTCETCQGARYNRETLEVKFKGKSIADVLDMTVEDAQTFFAAVPSIRDKMDALARVGLGYIKVGQQATTLSGGEAQRVKLSKELAKRSTGRTLYILDEPTTGLHFEDVKKLLEVLHELVDGGNTAIVIEHNLDVVKTADWIIDIGPEGGDGGGMIVAAGTPEKVAEVAESHTGHYLKPMLRARKIAAE; encoded by the coding sequence ATGGCTGAGCAGAAAAACATCGAGGTACGCGGCGCGCGCGAGCATAACCTGAAGAATATCGATGTGGATATTCCGCGCGATCAGCTTGTGGTGATCACAGGACTGTCGGGCTCGGGCAAGTCTTCGCTGGCGTTTGATACGATCTATGCCGAAGGGCAGCGCCGTTATGTGGAATCCCTGAGCGCTTATGCGCGGCAATTCCTTGATATGATGGAGAAACCTGATGTGGACCACATCAGCGGGTTGAGCCCGGCCATCTCTATTGAGCAAAAAACCACATCGAAGAACCCCCGTTCGACCGTTGGCACAGTGACCGAGATTTACGACTATTTGCGGCTGCTGTTTGCGCGCGCGGGCACGCCTTATAGCCCCACCACCGGCAAGCCGATTGAGGCGCAGCAGGTGCAAGATATGGTCGACCGGATCATGGCGCTGGAAGAGGGCACGCGGGCCTTTTTGCTTGCCCCTATCGTGCGCGACCGGAAGGGCGAATACCGCAAGGAGTTTCTGGAGTTGCGTAAATCCGGGTTTCAGCGGGTGAAAGTGGATGGGGGGTTTCATGAGCTGGACGACCCGCCCACGCTGGACAAGAAATTCCGCCACGATATCGACGTGGTGGTGGACCGGATTGTGGTGCGCGAGGGGCTGGAGACGCGGCTCGCGGATAGTTTGCGCACGGCGCTCGATCTGGCTGATGGGATCGCCATTCTGGAGACCGCGCCCAAGGAGGGTGATCCTGAGCGCATGGTGTTCTCAGAAAAATTTGCGTGCCCGGTCAGTGGCTTCACCATCCCTGAGATTGAGCCGCGGCTTTTTTCATTCAACGCGCCTTTTGGGGCTTGCCCGGATTGTGACGGGCTTGGGATGGAGCTTTTCTTTGACGAGCGGCTGGTTGTGCCGGACCAGAATCTGAAGATTTATGACGGCGCGCTGGCCCCGTGGCGCAAGGGGAAAAGCCCGTATTTCTTGCAGACCATTGAGGCGATTGCGAAGCATTATGAGTTCAACCAGAACACCCGCTGGAAAGATCTCGCACCGCATGTGCAGCAGGTTTTCCTCTATGGTTCAGGCGAAGAGGAAATCTCGTTTCGCTATGACGAGGGGGGGCGCGTCTATCAGGTGAGCCGCGTTTTTGAGGGCGTGATCCCCAATATGGAGCGGCGCTACCGTGAGACGGATAGCAATTGGATTCGGGAAGAGTTTGAGCGGTATCAGAACAACCGCTCCTGTGGGACCTGCGAGGGCTACCGGCTGCGCGAGGAAGCGCTGGCTGTCAAGATTGGGCCTCTGGGCGGCGAGGCGGACACGCTTTTGCATGTGGGCCAGGTGGTCCAGATGTCGATCCGCGAGGCGCTGGCCTGGGTCGAGGCGGTGCCCGAGCAGCTCAGCAAGCAGAAAAACGAGATTGCCCGCGCGATCCTCAAGGAAATCCGTGAGCGGCTCGGGTTCCTGAACAATGTCGGTCTGGAATACCTCACGCTCAGCCGCAATTCCGGGACGCTTTCGGGCGGGGAAAGTCAGCGGATCAGGCTGGCCAGTCAGATCGGGTCGGGGCTTACAGGCGTGCTCTATGTGTTGGATGAGCCTTCTATCGGGCTGCATCAGCGCGACAATGACCGGCTTTTGGGCACGCTGAAAAATCTTCGAGATCAAGGTAATACCGTGATTGTGGTGGAGCATGACGAGGAGGCAATCCGCGAGGCGGATTATGTCTTCGACATTGGCCCCGGGGCCGGTGTCCATGGGGGTGAGGTGGTCAGCCACGGCACGCCAGATGTGGTGGCCGCCGATAAAAACTCCATCACCGGACAGTATCTGTCGGGCGTGCGCGAGATTGCGGTCCCAGCCAAGCGGCGCAAGGGCAATGGCAAAAATCTCAAGGTCGTCAAGGCCTCGGGTAACAACCTCAGGGATGTGACGGCGGAGTTTCCGCTGGGCAAGTTTGTCTGTGTGACGGGTGTGTCGGGGGGCGGTAAGTCCACGCTGACAATTGAGACGCTCTTCAAGACGGCGTCGATGCGTCTCAATGGCGCGCGCCAAACGCCTGCGCCCTGCGAGACGATCAAGGGGCTTGAGCATCTCGACAAGGTGATCGACATTGACCAGCGGCCCATCGGGCGCACGCCGCGCTCGAACCCCGCGACCTACACGGGTGCCTTCACGCCGATCCGCGATTGGTTTGCCGGGCTGCCCGAGGCCAAGGCGCGCGGATACAAGCCCGGACGGTTCAGCTTTAACGTCAAGGGCGGGCGTTGTGAGGCCTGTCAGGGGGACGGGGTTATCAAGATCGAGATGCATTTCCTGCCGGATGTCTATGTCACCTGCGAGACGTGTCAGGGCGCGCGCTATAACCGCGAAACGTTGGAAGTTAAGTTTAAAGGCAAGAGCATAGCGGACGTTCTTGATATGACGGTTGAGGATGCGCAAACCTTTTTTGCAGCCGTGCCGTCGATCCGCGACAAGATGGATGCGCTTGCCCGTGTGGGGCTTGGATACATCAAAGTCGGCCAGCAGGCGACGACGCTTTCGGGCGGCGAGGCGCAGCGGGTGAAGCTCTCCAAGGAGCTGGCTAAACGCTCAACCGGGCGGACGCTCTATATTCTGGACGAGCCGACGACGGGGTTGCATTTTGAGGATGTGAAGAAGCTTCTGGAGGTGCTGCACGAGCTTGTGGATGGGGGCAATACAGCGATCGTGATCGAGCATAATCTGGATGTGGTGAAAACCGCTGATTGGATCATTGATATCGGGCCGGAAGGCGGCGATGGGGGCGGTATGATCGTGGCTGCGGGCACACCTGAGAAGGTGGCGGAGGTCGCGGAGAGCCATACCGGACATTACCTCAAGCCGATGCTGCGTGCGCGCAAGATTGCGGCGGAATAG
- a CDS encoding MFS transporter — MIRVLSSAWALLLGMMLLQVGNGMQSTLLGIRGEIEGFSTFEMSLVMSGYFVGFLFGSRQAPEMIRRVGHVRVFAALASLISAAMLVYPTFTDPWVWGASRIVIGFCFSGVYVVAESWLNNAADNENRGKALSLYMIMQMVGIVSAQALMLTADPSGFVLFIIPSVLVSLAFAPILLSISPTPAYGSTKPMNLRELFNVSPLGCVGMFLLGGVFAAQFGMAPVFGAEAGLSIPQISFLVSMFFIGALILQYPIGWISDRMDRRVLILICAAICALGALIGALFTANFTMLLVAAFLIGGMSNPLYSLLIAYTNDFLEHDDMASASGGLLFINGLGAVAGPVITGWMMGVFGPRGFFILIAVLTISMVAYAAYRMTQRKAPAVADTESFTAVMPSASPMAVTLAQEYDYEVAQEDADERKV, encoded by the coding sequence ATGATCCGAGTTCTTTCCAGCGCATGGGCGCTCCTTCTGGGTATGATGCTCTTGCAGGTCGGCAACGGGATGCAATCCACGCTTTTGGGCATCCGGGGCGAGATTGAGGGGTTCTCGACCTTTGAGATGTCGCTGGTGATGTCGGGTTACTTCGTGGGCTTTCTCTTCGGATCACGCCAAGCGCCCGAGATGATCCGGCGTGTGGGCCATGTGCGCGTCTTTGCGGCGCTGGCTTCGTTGATTTCTGCGGCGATGCTGGTCTATCCGACATTCACCGACCCTTGGGTCTGGGGCGCGTCCCGCATCGTTATCGGGTTTTGTTTCTCTGGCGTGTATGTGGTTGCGGAAAGCTGGCTGAACAATGCCGCCGACAATGAGAACCGTGGCAAGGCGCTGTCACTTTATATGATCATGCAGATGGTGGGCATCGTGTCGGCTCAGGCGCTGATGCTGACGGCTGATCCCAGTGGGTTTGTCCTCTTCATCATCCCATCCGTCCTCGTATCGCTGGCGTTTGCGCCTATTTTGCTGTCGATTTCGCCTACTCCGGCCTATGGCTCGACCAAGCCAATGAACCTGAGGGAACTTTTCAATGTTTCGCCGCTGGGCTGCGTTGGCATGTTCCTTTTGGGTGGTGTTTTTGCGGCGCAATTCGGAATGGCGCCAGTCTTTGGTGCGGAAGCAGGGCTGAGTATCCCGCAGATTTCGTTTTTGGTCTCAATGTTCTTTATCGGGGCCTTGATCTTGCAATATCCTATCGGGTGGATTTCGGACCGGATGGACCGCCGTGTGCTGATCTTGATCTGTGCCGCGATCTGCGCGCTGGGCGCTCTCATTGGCGCGCTCTTTACAGCCAATTTCACAATGCTTTTGGTGGCGGCCTTCCTCATTGGTGGCATGTCAAACCCGCTCTATTCGTTGCTGATCGCCTATACGAACGATTTTCTGGAGCATGATGATATGGCGTCTGCCTCGGGTGGGTTGCTTTTCATCAACGGTCTGGGCGCTGTTGCGGGGCCTGTGATTACCGGCTGGATGATGGGCGTGTTTGGACCACGCGGATTTTTTATCCTGATCGCGGTCCTGACGATCAGCATGGTGGCGTACGCGGCCTACCGGATGACCCAGCGCAAGGCGCCTGCCGTGGCAGACACCGAGAGCTTCACCGCCGTCATGCCCTCCGCCTCGCCCATGGCGGTGACTTTGGCACAGGAATACGACTATGAGGTTGCGCAAGAAGATGCCGATGAACGCAAGGTGTGA
- the lpdA gene encoding dihydrolipoyl dehydrogenase has product MAPKSFDMIVIGAGPGGYVAAIRGAQLGLNVAIVEREHMGGICLNWGCIPTKAMLRSSEVFHLMHRAKEFGLKATGIEYDLDAVVKRSRAVAKQLNGGVAHLMKKNKVTVFMGAATLPAKGKVTVTTDKGTEELTAPNIILATGARARELPGLEADGDLVWTYKHALVPPRMPKKLLVIGSGAIGIEFASFYNTLCCETTVVEVMDRILPVEDAEISAFAKKSFQKQGMTILEKAGVKQLDRGKGTVTAHIEQGGKVTKHTFDTVISAVGIVGNTENLGLEALGVTVDRTHVVTDEYCRTGVEGLYAIGDIAGAPWLAHKASHEGSMVAELIAGGHPHPVKPESIAGCTYCHPQIASVGLTEAKAKDAGLKIKVGRFPFMGNGKAIALGEPEGMIKTIFDAGTGELLGAHMIGAEVTELIQGYVVGRQLETTEEDLMNTVFPHPTLSEMMHESVLDAYDRVVHI; this is encoded by the coding sequence ATGGCACCCAAATCCTTTGATATGATCGTGATCGGCGCTGGCCCCGGTGGCTATGTCGCTGCCATTCGCGGCGCGCAGCTTGGCCTTAACGTGGCGATTGTGGAGCGCGAGCATATGGGCGGTATCTGCCTCAATTGGGGCTGCATCCCGACCAAGGCGATGCTGCGCAGCTCGGAAGTGTTTCACCTGATGCATCGCGCCAAGGAGTTTGGCCTGAAGGCCACGGGCATTGAGTATGACCTCGATGCGGTTGTAAAACGCTCCCGCGCGGTGGCCAAGCAGCTCAATGGGGGCGTGGCGCATCTGATGAAGAAGAATAAGGTGACGGTGTTCATGGGGGCCGCCACGCTGCCCGCGAAGGGCAAAGTGACCGTGACAACCGATAAGGGCACAGAGGAGCTGACGGCACCCAATATCATCCTCGCCACGGGTGCGCGCGCGCGCGAATTGCCGGGGCTTGAGGCGGATGGCGATCTGGTCTGGACCTACAAACACGCGCTGGTGCCGCCGCGCATGCCGAAGAAGCTTCTGGTCATCGGGTCGGGCGCGATTGGTATCGAATTTGCCAGCTTTTACAACACGCTTTGCTGCGAGACGACGGTGGTTGAGGTGATGGACCGCATCCTTCCGGTGGAAGATGCCGAGATCAGTGCGTTTGCCAAGAAGTCATTCCAAAAGCAGGGCATGACGATCCTTGAGAAGGCGGGCGTCAAACAGCTGGATCGGGGCAAAGGCACCGTTACTGCGCATATCGAGCAGGGCGGGAAGGTGACGAAACACACATTCGACACGGTGATCTCCGCCGTGGGGATCGTGGGCAATACCGAAAATCTGGGTCTTGAGGCGTTGGGTGTCACCGTGGACCGGACGCATGTGGTGACGGACGAATACTGCCGCACCGGGGTCGAGGGGCTCTATGCCATCGGCGATATCGCAGGCGCGCCATGGCTTGCCCACAAGGCGAGCCATGAGGGCAGCATGGTGGCCGAGCTGATCGCGGGCGGCCATCCGCACCCGGTGAAACCCGAGAGCATTGCAGGCTGCACCTATTGCCACCCGCAGATCGCGAGCGTCGGCCTCACCGAGGCCAAGGCGAAGGATGCGGGCCTGAAGATCAAGGTCGGGCGCTTTCCCTTCATGGGCAATGGCAAGGCCATCGCACTTGGGGAGCCCGAGGGTATGATCAAGACGATCTTTGATGCAGGCACCGGCGAGCTTTTGGGGGCGCATATGATCGGGGCCGAGGTTACCGAGCTTATTCAGGGCTATGTCGTGGGCCGACAGCTTGAGACCACGGAAGAGGATTTGATGAACACGGTCTTCCCGCATCCCACGCTGAGCGAAATGATGCACGAATCCGTGCTCGACGCCTACGACCGGGTGGTGCATATCTGA
- a CDS encoding enoyl-CoA hydratase/isomerase family protein — MTSEIHIRREGAAGRITLDRPNALNALTYAMCGQIETALDAWEHDTSVKHIMIDAVGEKAFCAGGDIQDLYAAGKEGDFAFGQRFWADEYRLNARLAEYPKPVISFLQGFTMGGGVGIGCHGSHRIVDAGSQIAMPECSIGLVPDVGGSLILARAPGRLGAYLGLTTARMKGADAIYAGFADFLIPQEAWPTLKDALIAGEDAGSLAQNAVHTGETTLPALQDCIDAHFGGETLGDILHALNTSVDTEFAASALKMIARNSPLAMACAVEMIARLRAPDADIRTALAMEYRFTFRALEHSDFIEGVRAQVIDKDRTPCWKHNLDDVPEEACAQMLASLGADELSFEKKG, encoded by the coding sequence ATGACGTCCGAGATCCATATCCGCAGGGAGGGTGCGGCAGGCCGTATCACGCTTGACCGCCCAAACGCGCTCAACGCGTTGACCTACGCGATGTGCGGGCAGATCGAGACCGCGCTCGACGCATGGGAGCATGACACGTCCGTCAAACATATCATGATCGACGCGGTGGGCGAGAAAGCCTTCTGCGCCGGAGGCGACATTCAAGACCTCTATGCGGCTGGAAAGGAAGGCGATTTTGCCTTTGGTCAACGATTCTGGGCCGATGAATACCGCTTGAATGCCCGCCTCGCGGAATACCCCAAACCCGTCATCAGCTTTCTCCAAGGCTTCACCATGGGCGGCGGGGTCGGCATTGGCTGCCACGGCTCGCACCGTATCGTGGATGCAGGATCGCAGATCGCCATGCCGGAATGCTCCATCGGCCTTGTGCCGGATGTGGGCGGCTCGCTGATCCTTGCCCGCGCGCCGGGGCGGCTCGGGGCATATCTGGGCCTCACCACGGCGCGGATGAAGGGGGCCGATGCGATCTATGCCGGGTTTGCCGACTTTCTCATCCCTCAGGAGGCGTGGCCCACACTGAAAGATGCTCTGATCGCGGGTGAAGACGCAGGCAGCCTTGCACAAAACGCGGTGCATACGGGCGAGACCACCCTGCCCGCTTTGCAAGATTGCATCGACGCTCATTTCGGCGGCGAGACGTTGGGCGATATCCTGCACGCCCTGAACACCTCAGTGGACACGGAATTCGCCGCCAGCGCGCTCAAGATGATCGCGCGCAATTCGCCCCTCGCCATGGCCTGCGCGGTCGAGATGATCGCGCGTCTGCGCGCGCCCGACGCCGATATACGCACGGCACTTGCCATGGAATACCGCTTCACCTTTCGCGCGCTGGAGCATTCGGATTTCATCGAGGGCGTGCGCGCGCAGGTCATCGACAAAGACCGCACCCCATGCTGGAAGCATAACCTTGACGACGTGCCGGAAGAGGCTTGCGCGCAGATGCTCGCATCGCTCGGTGCGGATGAATTATCATTTGAAAAGAAGGGCTAA